GACATGCTCTGCGAATAGACAGGGGCCGAACCGCTCTGGCGCTGTCGcatgagctcctccagcgtcCGGCCGGCCGCAGCAGTCACCTGCGGAGGCTCGCTAGTGAACtgcaccttcttcttgctcttTTTGCGTCTATCTCCGGTCAACAGTAGACTGGTGAAGGAGTTGATGTCCAGCGGGGTGCCTGTGGGGGTGACGGCGAGCTCGGGCTCCGAGTTTTTGCGCTTGCGGCTGAGAATCGATTTGGGCCGCAACAGAGGAGCTGGCTGGTAGATCATGGCCGCAGACACATTGCTGCCATTGAGCGCATGGCTCACCAGTCGTAGAAAGCCGTAGAACTGGCCAGGGTCCAGATTGACCAGGTGCTGGCCACATGCATTGAGAATCTGTGTTAGAATCACTGTAATATGATGGCAATGTCTGCTGTCCCTCCGTCTGACTCACCTTTTGcttgtcctcgtccttgacgCCGAAATTGTCCACAAACGTCAGCACATCGCCGACAACAATGCTCTCTTTGCCCTTGCGCAGCAGCAAATCTGTGTACCACCGGCTGTACGCGCGGATCTCGTCTTCCGTCAGCGACAGCTGCTCATATCTGATGGACTCCATGCGTGGTTTTTCCCTCCAAGTGGTCTCTAAAGGTAATATGCGCTGCGGTCTCGGTTCCTATTGTAGTACCAGTACACTCGTACGTGTAAGTAACTTGCTGACTAAGTtgggaggaagaggaagggccagaagaagggaTGACAAATATAGATGGGGGCGGAGTCGACTGGGGATGGGGGCGGAGTTCCAGGGGTCTGTTTGGGCCGCTTGGTCTACATTTACCACTATTTTCGTCCCGGTCACACGACCCCATCCCCGATACTTAGGGCTCACTTGACCCGGAATTAACGGCTGTCAGGGGCGATCTGTAAGTGCGGCAAAGATACGATGTGGGACATCCGGGTGCATGTGGGAATGTGCGTGGGTGCACCAATAGGGGATTCAGAGGGACAATGGAGTGTGATCAGTGTTATAATATCCCTTTTCAGTGGTATTTTTACTCGTACAGTTAGTGCACTAGCTTGTATGTCGATTGTACGGCGCTACACTACACTACCAGTAGCTtttatactgtagtgtatGTATTACAGTACCCGGACGTATGGCTCAGTATCAAGGGGGGGCTAAAAACGTCTACAACTCGATTTTGTGAAATGTGCAAAAAAGGACTCTACGAAATCAAACGTGGTGGAACAAACAGCTGTCCcaacatatatatattgtgCCATGCTCTCGCCCTCCCATACATTCGCCTGTTTCTACAACTGCGTCGACTGGTATGTACTCTTGCCATTTCCCCTTCCGTCACGTCTAAAACTAAATTAAGCCGTTTCGCGTTTATTGCATGCTGCAGTATCGCACGTTAATTTTTTGGTGTTTGATGTGATTGTCGCAGCACCCACTCCGACACAACCATAGAGACACAATGTccgacgaagacgagtaCTTGAGGCAGCAAAAGCTACAGGCGGACTACGACGAGTTCCAAaaggacgtggaggacGCCGACGGAGAACACGTGCTGGGGATGATCGAGAGAGCCAATGAGGTcaaaaacaagtacaaggacgacCGGCGAGctctcatcaaggacgCAGATCTGCTCAAAACGGTGGCgaccaaaaaaaccaaacacatcaagaagtacgCGCTCGCGCAGCCCGGCACCATCGATCTCAAGGAAGTGCAGAATATGGTGACCAGGTTTATCGACACCGCCGCCGAGATTGAAGACCCTGCCTTTGATCGCGTGGTGGACGCTTTTACGGGGCTCTCGGCGGATCCGCAGGCCGTTCCTGATTTCAAGCGGATCGCAGCTCTGGGCCGGGTCGGTATGAAGCACGGAAGAGTGGCTCGTGGAGCGTCTCATTTGATTGGcgctctggagaaggatcGACCGCAAAAGGTGCGCCAGATGAAGCCGCGACAAGACCCAACAGAGGTGGGAACCCAAGAAAAGGCCAAGCAACTCAAGGGCGACGAGATCGACAGTACCAAGAACAACATTCAGAGATTCGGAGGAATtatgagaagaaggctcaCGGCCGAATACAACTACCGAAAGCAGTGCGGAGAACCTCTGCCCATGCTTCAGGCCATTATTGACCCTCGAAGCTTCGAGTCGACCGTTCAAAACTTCTTTGTCTTCTCTACCCTGGTGGCTGGAGGAATGGCTAAGCTGTCTGAATACGAAGACAACACTCCTGTGATTGATATGTgctccgaggaggaaacTGCTAAACTTGTGAATGATAGAGATTCGCGGTGTCCCGTTGTGCTGGAAATGGATTATGAGACGTACGAAATGATTCTGGATGCGTACGAGATGCGAGGTCAAGAACCGTTGTTGGACCTGGGTGATACCACCATGGGTTTGAGTGCAGAGTAGAGTGGACCACATGACCGAAGCGAATGTGTGAGCTCGTGTGCACTTGACTAATGGAGCTTGAGGCACTTCCATGAGTGAATTGGGAGCACTCGCTGGTGTGGGGTACTGAGGGATGCTGTTGAAGTATCATTTTGGGTCATGCGACCTTCAAGAATGCAGTTGagggtacaagtactgtgCATTaaatttatttattgacGTTGACTGTTGTAGGGAGTATGATTTAGATATTGTGGTGGTCGGCGTGACAGATATTGAAGTTGTACTTCTATACCGGTTTATGTATGAGAGTTAGCCCACAACGTAGAAAAGCGTATCATTTAGTATATGTTTAGTCAGCATGATGCAGGCACTCAAaaattacttgtacaagtacatgtacttTCCACGTCCACGACATTTCCACTTCCATCattctacttgtagaattGTACATCTGCTTCCAAAATGCATGccgtgtacttgtatatcCATGCCATCTTCCGTGCATATCAACGAACTTTGGACTCTATAAACGCACCCACCCCGCCACTCATGTCTACACTACTGGAAGTACTGGGATTGGACAATCGTGAACACAGCCCATTTGAAATCGATCAGGCGTACCGCAACAGAACGTTTCTTGCGCTTGGACTCCTGCCATCGGACTCCGATCCGTTTTATGCAGTGTCTGATGCCTATCAGGTCTTGAGAAACCCCAGTCACCGAGCCAAGTATGTGAAGCTCGGAGATAAGCGGTTTTTCGACCAGTGCCGCAACATTCAGTATATAGATGCTGTCGACATTCTTCTGGGCTCATTTGGAGTGGACAGACTGAAGTTTCTGGTTGCCGACATGCCTGCGTTCAGCACCATAGTCAATTGTTTCAAAGAGATGAAAGAGAttgctgtggctgctggACCTCTGGACATTTCAAACAGATCCCTGGACATCATGCGACGCCCAGGATGGACACAGGGGAAAGCCAAAGTTGAATATCAGTTTAAATGCACCAAGGGAGACTACTCTCGCGTGACTGTCATGCCCCAGATGAGAGAAATGCAGCATCTACTAGATGAATACGACGGAGAAAAGGGGAACCGACAGGTTGCAGAGAAACTGCTAGATGCGTTCAAACAAACCACTCTAGGGTTGGACTGGATGCATGTGGTTGCTGCAGTGTTCCGTACCCGCGGAACCAATCAGTATAACAAGTGCCGCAAGCTGATCAACAACAGAAGCAATATTGAGTGCCCAATCAAGAGAGTGGCTTACATGAGGAAGTACGTGATCAGAACCCAAAAGTTCTGGAAGTATGCCAACAAGTCATACGATGACCAGGTCAACCTGTTCTACCTGGCGTGCGCCTGTTCTCTCATTCTGGAAGCCAAAAAGGCGTTAGACAAGACTATCGATTACCTGTTTGATGCACAAAGACAACAGATCTCGAAACGAAAAGACAGAATGGTTCCTGCTAAACGGATGGCAGACCTAGGGGAGTGGATGGGCCAGAGAGACGAGGTGTTCATCACTTACGATGACGTTCTAGCATCCGCaatcacacacacagctTATCACGTTGTCTATGTTGTAACAAAGATGGAAAAAGTTGACCTTCCAGATATCAGATACAGCCTTCCCAAAACTGACTTCCCAGACCGATCAAAGAccttggtgaagatggCGTTGGATATCTACAACGCAGAAGATCTTTCGGCAGGCCCAGATCCTTTCAATTCAGACCTCGTGGTTTGGAACCTGGCTTCGATGAATGCGTTGATGACTGGCCCTACTCCTGGAACCTATTACTGACATAATGGCACTGTGATGTATAATAATACGGCAGACGACGGAATTGATTCATATTTGTTGTAGACGGCACTAACCCAACAATTTACCGTCCCGATAATATGGTCCAACTTTTTAGTTATCTCAGTCTCGGTCTCACCCAGATGATGATGCCATGTTTCACAATGTCGGATATCTGAGTTTTCTTGGGCAACATCCATATTAGATATTCTAAGACATTATCGCTTGTAAATACGGCTTGAAACTAGCCCCAGAATAATTGCTAAAGCCACATTTATAATATCCATGTACTCGCTTGCAGATATCTCCATTATTTATGCCCCAAGTCGCCGTTTCAattttggtcacgtgattttcTGAAATTTCGATTTGGTATATTTAACACATCACCGTGACAAGTATTGTGGCCCGATGGTTATAATTCTCGCTTAGGGTTTCCTGGAGCAATTTGCGAGAGGTCCCGGGTTCAATTCCCGGTTGGGCCCCTCCTTTTAATCTCCCCGGTGGGCCAAGCTGGTTTAAGGCGCGAGACTGTAATGGTATCATATTGTAATCTTGAGATCGGGCGTTCGACTCGCCCCCCCGGGAGATGTCTTTTTTCTGTGGGATCGTATGACTCCAGGGGTTTATTTTTGCTCTGTAGTTTTCGGGTGCCTTGGTTTCGCATGTATAAGCCGTAATTCAACATGGGGGCAAGACAGCCCAGAGTGTCAATTTCCGTTTTACCGAGGTTGGGCTTTGCGAGCCAATTTAGGAGTGTTTATTTCCCATCTGGAGAGGTGTGCACGGCGTTAAATGAGCTATTTGGGTCCTTGGCTCCGGATGAGATTGCTATCAGATCACCATGCCTCCATAATCACACTAATTTGGACGCGTCATATTTGTACCAAACTCATGACTGCGTCATTAGCGGAGACTCAGACCATGAGGGCAATTGAGGGTTTAAGCCAAGGTTCGGTTCTTTGATGCGCTCTTTTGGTGATGCATTCATTCTTGACTAAATGGGACATTTGGTTGCCCGAAAAG
This genomic interval from Yarrowia lipolytica chromosome 1E, complete sequence contains the following:
- a CDS encoding uncharacterized protein (Compare to YALI0E11187g, no similarity) codes for the protein MSDEDEYLRQQKLQADYDEFQKDVEDADGEHVLGMIERANEVKNKYKDDRRALIKDADLLKTVATKKTKHIKKYALAQPGTIDLKEVQNMVTRFIDTAAEIEDPAFDRVVDAFTGLSADPQAVPDFKRIAALGRVGMKHGRVARGASHLIGALEKDRPQKVRQMKPRQDPTEVGTQEKAKQLKGDEIDSTKNNIQRFGGIMRRRLTAEYNYRKQCGEPLPMLQAIIDPRSFESTVQNFFVFSTLVAGGMAKLSEYEDNTPVIDMCSEEETAKLVNDRDSRCPVVLEMDYETYEMILDAYEMRGQEPLLDLGDTTMGLSAE
- a CDS encoding uncharacterized protein (Compare to YALI0E11209g, weakly similar to uniprot|Q6BZV2 Yarrowia lipolytica YALI0F30657g), coding for MHAVYLYIHAIFRAYQRTLDSINAPTPPLMSTLLEVLGLDNREHSPFEIDQAYRNRTFLALGLLPSDSDPFYAVSDAYQVLRNPSHRAKYVKLGDKRFFDQCRNIQYIDAVDILLGSFGVDRLKFLVADMPAFSTIVNCFKEMKEIAVAAGPLDISNRSLDIMRRPGWTQGKAKVEYQFKCTKGDYSRVTVMPQMREMQHLLDEYDGEKGNRQVAEKLLDAFKQTTLGLDWMHVVAAVFRTRGTNQYNKCRKLINNRSNIECPIKRVAYMRKYVIRTQKFWKYANKSYDDQVNLFYLACACSLILEAKKALDKTIDYLFDAQRQQISKRKDRMVPAKRMADLGEWMGQRDEVFITYDDVLASAITHTAYHVVYVVTKMEKVDLPDIRYSLPKTDFPDRSKTLVKMALDIYNAEDLSAGPDPFNSDLVVWNLASMNALMTGPTPGTYY